A segment of the Trifolium pratense cultivar HEN17-A07 linkage group LG7, ARS_RC_1.1, whole genome shotgun sequence genome:
ATAAGTTGTGGAGTTTGAGTCCATGTCCATTGCTTCGAACTTTTCGAAACAACGCAAACTCGTTCGCAACTATGCCACACTCTAATTAGATTTGggaaataattcaaaatatttctATGACGTTGACACAATTAGCAGGTGTCTAACATGTGTCCAAGATATTTTTGAGAAGTACGACATCTGAATCGTGTTCGATTCAGGTTATCGATTTTAATTTAACTTACACACTTTGGCCAAAAGAAAATatggttgtgttgtgttgtgttgtgttgtgtgataagtaaagaaaaataaacacaatGTTTGATTTATTCGGTAGGATTTGAGATTAAAGAAACCTAATGTACTACACTATATCTATATGTTTGACCTTAACAAAGATTGATTACTTGTGGATGCAAATATGCAATATATATCTAGAACTTCAACCAGGTCTAATTAGCctctaacaaaaattaaaaatgtactcccttcgtttcaaattacttgactttttagaaattttttttttttttttaaattacttgtctttttgataatttatgttatattttgtctattataccctccttattttaaatattttcattttaaatctttttattgtatttttttttactaaacttctttgtataatttgtttaaaaaaaattgatacatgacatattaaatttattggaaagagaaagtgagtgcaaaaaaaaaatattggtgaattaaaataaggttataataggaaaataaggtgcaaaaatacactttcttaatttcttgtttttttctaaaaagtcaagtaatttgaaacggaagGAGTAATATTAAAaggtatattaaaaaaagttgagtaacactAAAAAttagttcaacaataaatttagaaaaatgttcATACAACAGAAATTATGGTACATtaccaaaaattattttatagacTACGTTAGAGTTAGCAAAAATATCAGACTTTGGTTTAGCTAGAATAGTTAAAGGTGGAGAAGATAACGAAGCTAACACAAACAGGGTTGTTGGAACATAGTATGTAATCCTATGTCATTTGGCATTATAATGTTGGAATCAGTGGTTTAACTTTAACTGgtgttattataatatatgtttgaaatgcaGTGGTTATATGCCGCCTGAATATGCAATGGAGGGACTTTTCTCTGAGAAATCAGATGTCTATAGCTTTGGGGTTTTATTGCTAGAGATTGTTAGCGGAAGGAGAAATAGTAGCTTTTATAACAACGAGGATTCTCTTAGTCTTGTAGGCTTTGTAAGTCCATATATTCCGTGTCCTTAATACATGAGATAATAATTGTTAGCAATACACTCTCAACACTTCATTATTGTCTAAAATTTATGTGGATTTCACTGATCTATTGGTGAAAAAGACTActttttaaccaaaaataacAGTGTTGGAATCATATTCATAAAGAATctcactattattattaataattttattattgtgTTTTTCTTATTAGGCATGGAAGTTATGGTTAGAGGACAACATTATATCTCTAATAGATCCGGAAGTATGGGATGCATGCGTTGAGAGAAACATGTTGAGGTGCATACACATAGGACTTTTATGTGTGCAAGAACTTCCAAGAGAAAGACCAAATATATCAACTGTAGTTTTAATGCTCATAAGTGAGATTACACATCTTCCTCCTCCAGGAAAAGTTGCATTTGTTCATAGACAAAATTCTAAAAGTACAGAATCTTCACAAAAAAGTCATCAATCTAACTCAATCAACAATGTaactctgagtgaagttcaagGCAGATAAACTATGACATGTGAAGTTAGTGTAATGAAGAGCAAGCTACTATGGTGATTTGTGTTAATGGCTATACTGTTCGGACAAAATTTGTGATGCATGCTTAGAAGGGAGAGGCTGCAACACTCCAGCATGTTATTTTTTAGACAAATTGCAAAGTTCTTATTGATGTTATGTATGGGACCAGTTGTGATATCTGAGTTAATTTGTGTCGATCGTTTCAAATAttaagattttgtttttgttgttaccATAATATAGGTACGAAGTTGATACTGTCGTTACCGATGATTAATATCCGTCGGAGAACCTATGGGGCAAACAAAGTGGGTTCTCTCCTCTCAACTGATTTTTTTCCATACAGAGTCAGGAATCGAACTCCTGACCACTTGCTTAAGGGGCGAAAACCCTTACCAATATGTGGTGAAAGTAACATGCTAGGAAAGAAACAGCAGATAACATGGTCAAGCCATAAAAACATGCTCTTACACTTAATCTCATCTCTAAAATTCCTCTAAAACCTGGAAAAACACCGAGAATATCTCTGGTGTTGGTGACATGCCTGCAGGGTACCCTCTGTTTATGAGGAGTAGGCCTAGTCTTAGAGAGAAACAACTTAGTCATTAAATTATGAGTGCAATTACATCTAACAAAATAAGAAGGCGCAAGGCATGGCAACTGCAATGCCAATAGCAGAAGTAATTACAGTGTCCGGAAGAACAAGAGGGGCAGAAGTTGCTACAAAACCAACCACTGATATCTTAGACACTCCGACTAACACATTTTCAGCAACATACTTAGCTAGAtttacaatataaaattattcacaTGAATAAAAACATGAATTTAGAAGCTCATGATCTCTTGAAAATCATCTCATTTTTTTCTAAATATGTAGAATTTTACAAGCACAAGAAACATAATAACCTCAACCATTACAAGCATTAACAACTTACTTTCATACAAAACTAATTAAAACCTATCCTACTTCATTTCATTTACATAAATTTTGGTTGaaacattttatcaaacagaaAACGAGCATTGCACCGTAAGGCACAACAACAGAAAAATGAGATATTAGGACAATGAGATTACCTTTGGTGGAAACGGCAGGCAGAGATGCGAAACACCTGATCATGCAATCCCATGAGAAAGATCATAGAGTACTCATATATATGTTTATTactgtttttctagttcagtcCAAATAGTCACAGAACCATGTGCTCCTGCCAAATAGTCACAAAAATCTTTACGTATATACAGTAACGGTCTATAATAGGATTATTGACGTTTAATGTTAGGCGGTTATTCTGACGGTCATATTTAGGTCATCATATCCATTTTCACAATGATGACTGTGACTCACATCGGAGGCTTTATATTTGCGCAAAGAGCTCAGGTATTATTCTTTACTTTAAAACCACTCACTTCGAATTCACACAAATAGTAACTTGCTATTAGAGTGTCTTGCGAGTACACCACCTTTATTTTCACAACCATTGTTCAGACGGGACGTTTTACCATCCAAAATCTTTCAAATTTGGTaagatcaaattttatattatgttgaacaatgataatttgataaaaacaataaaatcaaaatttaattggTGTGAAACAAATATAAGAGTGACAATTATTGTGTgaaacaaaattcaatttttttatgttaaccTTCTGGTTTTTCAGAGGAATGAGTCTCGATAATGTAGAGTTCGGTCACCAATTCCTATTAGGAATCAGACTCATTTGGTCTTGAAATCTATTTTTTGGTTGTCAAAACCTTAAATACAATTTTGGTCATCATGAATCTATAAATATAGTCTGCGAATCCCTTCCGAGTCTGAGTAGATTTATAAGTACTTTGACTAGAAGTACTAGTACTTACTAGACAAACCACCCTAGATCAAAACACCAAGTACAGTCTAGTAAGTTGCTCTCAAAATTGTAAGATGAAATTcacacaaattaaattttaatgcagttctaattttgtaaaatataaaaattctatcGTTAAAATCTGAACCGTTAATCTCAATCAATGTCTTTCTATTCCTGAACCAGTTAGTGTTGATCAATGTCTGGATCACACTAATCCTAATTCTATTGATATATCTGAATCTAATCATGACACTACACCTAGTCATGATCAACCAACCCCTCTCAGACAATCCACTAGACCTAAAAGACCACCATCACACCTTGTGGATTACCACTGCAATAATGTAGTTCACAAGACACCTTATCCCATCAATAAATTTATCAGTCATAATCATCTTTCCCCTTCTTATTCCACATTCTGTTTATCCCTTCTCAGTGATAATGAGCCTAACAACTACGCTGAAGCTTCTAAGCATGACTGTTGGGTGAAAGCTATGCAAAGTGAGCTCCATGCATTATCTAGCAATAACACATGGACTATTGGGTGAAAGCTATGCAAAATTAGCTCCATGAATGCCGTTAAAATCTGAACCCTTCACGTAGACTCACACCTGTGTGTGTCACACGAGTCTTTCTTCAGCTCTTGGCATCCAAACAACGACTAACATGAATGAGACATGttatttacaaatataaaaattctatcGTTAAAATCTGAACGGTTAATCTCAATCAAATAACTctaatttttattgactaagTTGGTTGAGTATATTACTACTCATAAAACGGAATTTCTTAGTCTTTGTtgtaaaaacaagaaaataggAACACCTCAATAAAACACAAGTTTGTTTATTTCCTTTTCACCTGAAAccctattttattttgcaaaactaTAGAATATTGAAATACATATGAATCTAAGCAGTAATAATCTTTATTCAAGTTCAAAGAAATGTTACAAATTAAGATGATTAGAAGTGTGCTAAAAAGCTAAGTATGAAGTAACAGCTAGCACATCTAATCAAAATGAGGCCGGGCTACATACATAACTAGAACCGACGGATGTCTTTAGGAGGCCTGAAGTTAAGGGGATGTGTTTCTTGAGTGGCATTTTGATCTTGTTTccacatttttattgttttgtcgGCTTCACATGATATAAGCCTCGTACCGGTGATATCATAGGTTAAAGCATAAATACCAGCTTCACTATCCAGTGAACCAGGTTGTACAATTGTTTGTAATTGCTGGAAATTGTGACCACTCTTCCAATCCCAGAACCACATACTACCGTTGTCACCTCCGGTAACCATAACACCCTCCTCATTGACTGCCAGTGCATTGATAATAGTTTTCTGTTGAGAGAGCATATTGtgacaaaattgtccttttGGAAGTGTGAACTTTTTAATATTATCAGCCGATGCAGATGCAAAAGCTCGCTGTTTAGGATGTGGAGCCATTGCTCGAACAGACTTTTTATGGTTTGTAAGTGTAGTTAGCAATGTTTTACCATAATACCTAACATCCCACATCTTGATTGTAGAATCATGAGAACCAGTAACAACTTGATAAGGGTCCGTTTCCGTTGTAAACACAGAGCAGACAGTATTGTCATGACCTAGAGCATGAATTTGGGTTTGTTTACGTATGTCCCAAACCCGGCAGACAGAATCACGTCCTCCGGTAACTAACATGTTGTTGTCGTCGGGATGAATAGACAAGCAGTAAACACCACTGAGATGACCATGATAAGACCTAATAACCTTGTTCTGTTCAAGATCCCAACATTTAACTTGTTTATCATCAGCAGCAGAAAACATGTAGGTATGTTTGTTGCTAATAGCAAGTGCTCTTACTTGTTGGATGTGACCTGTTAATGTGAGTTTTAGAACACCAGTTGCTAAATCCCATATCTTGATAGTTCGATCTGCAGAACCAGTAGCAAACCATGTATTACTGGGATCAACTGCAATAGATGTCACCCATCCTAAATGAC
Coding sequences within it:
- the LOC123899908 gene encoding protein pleiotropic regulatory locus 1-like, which encodes MEAIEPQSLKKRPLDLFSPLDQQLAPPDSESKKIRVYYKVNAEYGGIQESIAQPQTKNSATKNQSQEPGLALLPGPSMPSRGSSRNFSTSSLMERMESKWPRPDWHAPWKNYRVISGHLGWVTSIAVDPSNTWFATGSADRTIKIWDLATGVLKLTLTGHIQQVRALAISNKHTYMFSAADDKQVKCWDLEQNKVIRSYHGHLSGVYCLSIHPDDNNMLVTGGRDSVCRVWDIRKQTQIHALGHDNTVCSVFTTETDPYQVVTGSHDSTIKMWDVRYYGKTLLTTLTNHKKSVRAMAPHPKQRAFASASADNIKKFTLPKGQFCHNMLSQQKTIINALAVNEEGVMVTGGDNGSMWFWDWKSGHNFQQLQTIVQPGSLDSEAGIYALTYDITGTRLISCEADKTIKMWKQDQNATQETHPLNFRPPKDIRRF
- the LOC123896721 gene encoding G-type lectin S-receptor-like serine/threonine-protein kinase At1g11330; translation: MGDQKSRYVKLTKDKEQAPFRDITPGELNQPIDVPQTTLELAKISDFGLARIVKGGEDNEANTNRVVGTYGYMPPEYAMEGLFSEKSDVYSFGVLLLEIVSGRRNSSFYNNEDSLSLVGFAWKLWLEDNIISLIDPEVWDACVERNMLRCIHIGLLCVQELPRERPNISTVVLMLISEITHLPPPGKVAFVHRQNSKSTESSQKSHQSNSINNVTLSEVQGR